The genome window aggggagggatggagaagcagatgggcgcttctcctgtgtgccctggccaggaatcgaacccaggactcctgcacaccaggccgatgttctaccacttgTATTTTTAATGCAACCCTGAGAAAAGTCAGCCAGCACAGGCTGCTTCAACATTGTATCTTTGAACAGACTACCTAGGGGAGAGTAGAAAAATGCTGCAATAGGAAAGGTTAAGTAACAAGCATTTTTGCCCTGTGGAGTGAATTTGTCTTCCTGCGTTGCATCAGGATCATCAGTGCTAGCCTATTGTTTGATGACATATTTTGCACATCAGTCTCACGTTAGCTTCTCCGGATGATGCTGAGCAGTAGTGCCCATGGTTACTTTATCATGGGAGATAGTCTCCCATTCAGAAAGACCTTATACCAGCAGTTTTCAGAGTCATATTTGTGAGTTGTAATTTTTTCCTTATCACAGCATATGGGAAAGGATTGACACACTGGCAGTAACAATGTCTCACCATGACAGTGATGCTCAAATAGGAGTGCAGTAGGGTCTGACACTCTGCAGGGGGCGTTGGACTCACCAGTATCATTGTGgtatatatttatgtttctgATATGAATTAAATAGGAccctgcatttatttttttgaaaataattgcaTTCTTCATTTTAGTCTTCCtgagttttctttcatttgtaaGTGGGAATTGGATGAGTTTGTAAGTTGCTGGGGACTGTCTAAAAAAGAGTGATCATTCATGGGTAGGTAGAAGTGAACTAGCACATAAACAGCAGCTTTGAAGTGGTCATGCTCACTTAGCATTACCAACATTCATTTTCCTTCCCTTTAGGAGTCCACACTTTGCTCACAGCTCATCTCAGCACCATCCTCAGGGAGAGCCACAGTGTGGTGCAGGACTCCATCCAGTTGGCTGTGGACCAGGCCTTGGAACAGCATCACCAGGCTGCCAAGGTAATAAGAAATTCACAactttctttcttctactctctCCATGAAAAAGATAGCTGGAATATATGGTAGACAGGGCCTGAGACCCTATCCTTTCTAATGCCTTTTTTGTCCCCTGGGCTGATCTTGTACATTTTGTCTAGCCTAGGAACTCAAGCTTTAACTTAGATGGGTCACTGTAACCTCCCACTAGGTGAATTTGATTAAATAGGGATAAAATGATAGAGACAACTGACTAGTAATGCACTTCTTCCTTGCCTGTTCCCACACATACTTCTGAAGCTACTTCTTCACTGAATCTTCCATCTTTCCCCATTTCCTAACCCTTACACCACCGCTTTCTCTTTTTAACTTACTTTCTGAATTCCTTCATTCTGTGTACTTTTGGTAACACATTTCTTACTTCATATGGCCCCCTTTTCAGGGAAAAAGCAACCACACTAAGAGACCAAAGATtaaagctttttgtttttaaatagtaaGTGTATCTATTTTATGGCCCAGTGTCTTATTGCTTGTCTTTTCTGAATGTGTCTGTGTCACTGAGTCATCTctatgaaaggagaaaaaaataatttttttttttacttatttcaatcccTAAGTGTCCTTTACGTGTTATGATCTCAGCAACTGCTGTTGATGGAGGGGCAAGAATTATTGAAATCTTGCTCTGATATCTTTGGTCCCTTTGGGCTTTTCTGAACCAGCAGTTTGGGATTATTAGAAACTGGTCTCTGCCTTACTTGTCATGCTGCCTAGGCTCATCAGAAACTGCAGACCTCCCTCTCAGTGGCTGTGAATTCCATCATGAGTATCGTGACTGGCAGCACCAACCGCAGCTTCCGAAAGAGCTGCCTTCAGGCCCTTCAAGTAAGTAGATTGGGATGCTTTAAAGTGCCAGAGTGTTGACGATGTTCTTCCTGTCTTAGTAATGTGTACTGTGCTTTTAGGAACATTATTGAATTAGATTTTATTGTGATCCTCTAGTACCAGGCCTGTGgtgttttaagaaatatttgttaaatggatAGTGGTGTGcatactattttataaatgagaaaacaagttatttaaaatttctacttcttggccctggccaagtggcttagtggatagagcattgtccaggaGCACTCTGgtcacgggtttgatccccagtcagggcacatatgagaagcaaccagtgaatgcacaactaagtggaacaactaagtagaacaatgagtggttgctcaatctctctctctttctctctctctctctttctctctctctctctccctccccccttcctccctccctcccccctcctcccttcttccctctcactttctcccccttattctctctctcaaatcaatggaaattaaaaaaattttttttgcttccttctggtcacacagctagttatcAGCAGAGCTAGGATTAGATCAGTGATTCCTAATTCCTTGTTGAAGAATATTCTGTTACCTCATGGTGACAGAGTGCGCTGGAGATAACTGAGCAGCTGTAAGTATTACATGGATTTGGCAGTATAGAATGGTATATTAGGGAATCAGAGGCCTAAGTTCAAATCTCAGCTTGTTTACTTACTAGCTTTGTGGGCCTCGGCTTGTATATAACTTCCCTGAGCTTCCTCTATAAATCGGAACAAGTAATAGGACCTCAGAGAGTTATTGTGAAAGTGAGGGCTAAATGTGAGAGTGCATATCACCTGGTAGTTCTCAATAAGTGttagtttctttccttccttttaggAATATGTGCTGACCATTTAGTATCATCAGTGGGTAATACATTAATTCCATGTCatggcttcatttaaaaaaaattttttttagagaaagagacaggaagggagagagtgaggaaggagagagatgagaagcatcaacttgtatttgcttttactttagttgttcatttatttcttctcatgtgtgcctttaccagggggctcaagccagtgacattgggcatcaagccagcaacacttgggctcaagccagtgaccttgggatcatgttgataatcctgtactcaagccagcaaccctgcactcaagccgatgagcccacgctcaagctggtgacatggggtttcaaactagggacgtctactgtgctaccactggtcaggctaaatttctttttttgaaaagacagtgtacacataaaattttaaataataacttatAAACTTTATTACTCTAAATTttttgcatattcttttttttttttttttttttttttttttacggagacgcagagagtcagtgagagggacagacaggcaggaacagagagagatgagaagcatcaattatcagtttttcattgcgacaccttagttgttcattgattgctttctcatatgtgccttgactgcgggccttcagcagaccgagtaaccccttgctcgagccagcgaccttgtgtccaagctggtgagctttgctcaaaccagatgagcccgcgctcaagctggcaaccttggggtctcgaaccttggtcctccgtgtcccagtctgacgctttatccactgcaccactgcccggtcaggcgcatattatgttatatattatatagttgtAACAAATTCCATATTCATATATAATTTGCCATTTCCCTATTTCAGCAGTCTTAGAATTTGTATTGATTATCTGATATTCTACTGTCAGTTTAATCTAATAAAACATTCCCCCTAATGAtagacatttaaattatttacattctttgtgccaatataaataaatagtgcTTCAGTTAATACCTTTTACTTTCTGAATTCCTTCATCCTGTGTACTTTTGGTAACATTCATATGgtcaccttttcaaagaaaaaaccACATTAAGAGACCAAAGCTtaaagctttttgtttttaaacagtgtCTTATTGCTTATAACTTCAGATGTCTTTCTTCTTTTGACTTATTTCCTAGAATAAATTTCTGTAAGTGGAGCTGCTGGGTCAGAGTATAACACCATTATAATCCAGTGCATTTTATTATAGCTTCACCTTTCTGGGTTATGTGGATTGTACAGGGTAGTGAGAACACCATATTGGCAGTACTAGAGTCATTCCTAACTTTAGTACTAactagctgtgagatcttgggttggttatttattttttaatttctatgttctcatctgtaaaactagCATGTTGTGTTAGGTAATTATTCTGGTTCCCTTTAACTTTAATATCCATAGTTTTATACTAAAAAGTAAGGGCTGTTACCTATACCTTAGGTTtgcaaattatattattttgttccTTTCCTCCCTAAAAGATTTACTTGAGGAAAAGTTCTTGTatcaactttagttgttcagtggaACTTCTGCTCTCTTGGAAGCTGTTTACATGAGGAGTTTACATACCCCTTCACTAACAGATGGATCTCTGGGGTACTTACCTCCTATAGAGGCAGGAGAACAAAGACCTTGTTTAAAAGATCTTGCTTAGGTAACAGAAATTGGAAGAAATATAGGGGCCACTACTACCTGTTTAATGCGAAGTGTCTCAGGCCTTCTTTCTACAAAACTCCTGACATGACATGGATAGTGTCTCTGGTTTGCCTTCTATTTGACTCGTCCCCTTCCCATGTAAACTTCCTGTGGGTTCTTCTCCTTTGGTTGCTAGTGCTAGACCTCAGCACATTCTATCTCTGACCCATTTTAGGCAGCTGACACACAGGAGTTTGGGACCAAACTGCACAAATCATTTCATGAGATCACCCAGCACCGAATTCTTCACCACTGCTCATTTGAGGTGAAGCAGGTAATTGTCAAGTAATAATCAGTACTTTGGTGGGAATGTTCCATACTGATATATGGGAACCCTGAATACAGGGTAAGTAGGTGCAGGTGCTTTAGATTACACAATCTGAGGCTAGCTtttcagcaaaaaacaaaacgaaatgttagaaaatttttatagaaTGTAGTATTACATAGAGGTTAAGAGCATGGTTAGCTCTTGCTTGATTTCTATTTCTGCCAGTAACAAGTTGCATGGTATTATTATGGAAGCTGTTCAACCTTTCTAAGCATTAGTTTATTTATCAGTATTCTGATGCATACCTAAACTGATCGTTGTAAGATGTGAATAAAATAATGTACTGGTATGTATGTAGACTGCTACGCACATAGCTACTCTTATAATGGTGATGATATGATAGACTTTTTATGTTTAGTTTTGCCTAATCAAACATATACTTTTATCTATTCACCTTTTTGAATGCTGGAGATACAGAGTTGTATTAGGGTCTCTACCCTTAAGAAGATCTAGTAGCTTCAACTGGTTTTGTGACAGGCTTCTCTAATgagtaaagaaaaattatagctGGGAAATTCTGCATCTCAATTCCAGGTGTGGTTGGTAGTAGTGTTCCAACTGAAGTCCATGGCTCCAATAAGTAGGAATGACTTTCCTGAAACTAAAGTATaaattgagtaaataaaaaagattaagggGTGAAATTATTATACAGTGGCTTCTGGCCAAGGTGGAGTAACAGAAACCAGATTTACCCTCTTGCCTGAAATAACAATATATCTGGGCACAATATCTGAAACAATGGTTCTCAGGATATTGGGTATCAGACAATGAGTGAGCTAGTCATTCCTGagaaatggaaaactaatgaagTGAGCCCTATGGTTGCCCTAGCATACTGCCTAGAGAAAGTATGGAGGCcatggaacagagagagggaatcCATGCAGAGCCTAGTGTTCTCCCTGAgtaaatgaagctgagaatccaAGAATTCCAAGGCAGCTGGAGTTTCCAGGTCAGAGTACAGAGAAGAGagctgcacagagagagagaattctggAGATATGCAGAGGTTCCACTCGCTAGTATTCAGTTGAGTACTGATCAGCTTATTCATGTGAAGAAACTATCCAAGTAAAGAACCATCCAGAAGGATTAGAGGGAACAATATGAAAAGCTTACACAGGGCTGTGAATAGTTACTAATGCCATCAACCAGAGGAAAGCCTTATAATTTACAAAGCCTCAGGTAGAATACTAAGAAGTATTTTGTCTCATGAGTAGAGAAAAATTAAACCTACAATAAACactcaaagccctggccggttggctcagtggtagagcgttggcctggcgtgcaggagtcccgggtttgattcctggccagggcacacaggagaagcgcccatctgcttctccacccctccccctctcctttctctctgtctctctcttcccctcccgcagccgaggctccattggagctaagatggcccgggtgctgaggatggctctgtggcctctgcctcaggcgctagaatggctctggttgcaacagagcgacgctccggatggggagagcatcgctccctggtgggcgtgccaggtggatcccggtcgggcgcatgcaggagtctgtctgactgcctccctgtttccagcttcagaaaaaaaatacaaaaaaaaccactcaGATGGTCCTGCTTAACAAAGCTTAAAAGCAGAAGCAAGACCTAAAAGGATCAGTGCTTCCAAGTAATTCAATGGCACCAGAGAACaaagttcaaaaatattttgggggAGCCTGACCAATAATGGCATAGAGGATACAGCATGgatgtggaacactgaggtcattggtttgtaacccgaggttgttggcttgagcctggggtctctggcttgagcccaaggttgccagtttgatccctggtcaaggtacatatgagaagcaatcagtgcacaactaagtagagcaatgagttgatgtttctctccctttctccctttctccctctctcaaaaaattattttcttcttttccaagtgagaggaggggagataaacagattcttgcatgcgccCAGCTCAGTACGCACCCAGCAACccatgtctggggccgatgctctgcccatcttgggccatgcttgcaactgagttatttttagtgcctgaggctgaggctccacggagccatcctcagcactcagggccgatgcacttgaaccaatcaagccatggctgcaggagaagagagagaggggggaggtgaagcagatgtttgtttctcctgtgtgccctggctgggaatcaaacctgggacatccacaaaccaggccaatgctctaccactgagccagatgACCAGGGCAATCAAGATGATGTATTTAAACTCAGCTGTGTcagttatattaaatataaatggtctaAACAAGCCAATTAAGAGGCAGAGATTCTTGGattgaataaaaaagcaaaagccagccctggccagttctgctcttttcttcctctgctaCTTCTGTTTGCCTGATTGGATGGGGAAGTTGAGGTGCCCAGGAACCCAAGGGTCATAGCATCAcgttttcctctccttctctaaTTTGTAGCTAGAAAAGCAGAGGAGAGCAGTAAAACCCCTGTAAATGCTCCTTCACACCTTTTCCATGGCTATGTATACCTTCGAGGAAGTACCTTCCTAGGTATGCATCAGCTGTTCTGTTCAGTTGGTTCACTGCAAACACTCTTGCTGGTTTCCCTCCGACTTGGAAAGCTGCTTCTCACAACTTGAGCAAATAAAAGCGAATGcccattgtattagtttcctatggaAGCTTTAACAAACTACCGTAAACTTTATggcttaaaaacagaaaaaatttttatttgttgattaaaaaaatttgggggggattttatctattgattttagagaggagggagagaaaggggggaatagcaggaagcatcaacttgtagtagttgcttctcatgtgccttgaacaggcaagcccaggattttgaacccatgacctcagtgttccaggttaacgctttatccactgcgccaccatggggtcaggcctatttattgattttagagagaggaagtaggggagagagataggaacatcgatctgttcctgtatgtgccctgactggggatcaaaccaaccTTTGTGCATCcagacaaagctctaaccaaccgagctatcctgccagaactatacaaaacaacaacaaaccccagAAATGTATTACCTCAGTTTGGAGTCCAGAAATTTGAAATCAACGTGTTAGCAGGGCCGTGCCCCTTCCAAAGGCTCTAGTGGagaatccttccttccttctagttTTTGTTGGTTCCAGATACTCCTTGGCTCATTACTCTAGTTAGTTCcacctgcctccatcttcacatgcctttcccctttttctctcaaatatccctctgcctttctcttaaaTAAGGACAccggttgcctgaccaggcggtggcgcagtggatagagcgtcggactgggacacggaggacccaggtttaagaccctgaggtcgccagctgagcgtgagctcatctggtttgagcaaagctcaccagcttggacccaaggtcgctggctcgagcaaggggttactcggtctgctgaaggcctgcagtcaaggcacatatgagaaagcaatcaatgaacaactaaggtgtcgcagcgcgcgacgaaaaactaatgattgatgcttctcatctctccattcctgtctgtctgtccctgtctgtccctctctgactctgtaaaaaacaaacaaaaaaacccttttattGGATTTAGAGCCCACTCTGAATCCACAGTGGTCTTATCTTAAGGTCTTAATTACATCTGTGAAGACCCCTTTTCCAAATAGAGTGATATTCACAGGTTTTGGGGGTTAAGAGTTAAGAGATATCTTTTGGTGGACTGCTATTCGACTCACTGTAGCTGTCTAGCGATAGTTCAGGCTAAAGCGTTTTCTATGGGACGTGGGATATATGGGCAGGATCTACAAGTATTTCAGCCTGTGATAACCTTTTTCATGGGCCTGATATACTAGTGAGATCTCAGAATGAAATGATCTAACCTCTTGCCCATTCTATTGCTATATTGATTACTCATAGCCTCAGGGCCATTCATAGCCCAATTAATTTGGCAGATGGCTAGTGAACATAAGGTTCACTCATCTATGCCAGGATTTACACAAAGATTGTGTAAGGTGGGTTGTAGTTTTTGAGAACTTGTCTAATTTGCCCAGTCATAGTCATTAAATGGCAAGGCTGGGATTTGTTCTGAGTTCTCCTGGCTCTGAAGCCTAGTAGCATTGTTACCATGTAGGGCTGGATCACAACCAGGGAAGATGAGTAATCAGAAGCATTGAGCAGAACCCATGTTTCTCCACTCAAGATCATTACCATTTCCCTCTGATGATTACTAACAGTAACTTATAGTGGCACCCAGTGGCTTCAGCTAGAAACTACAAGTAAAATAGCTGACCTTGAGTAATACAGAATACCACCATCTAAGGCTATTATTATATATTCAAATTCCTTGAAAGGTAAGGTTTATCATGCCTGCATCTTTACAAGAAATTTATGATAGAGAAAGATGGGCATCCACACATAAAATGACGAACAGGGGCATGCTTCCGAGACCACGAAGTGGGGCAGACAGTGGGTGAGTGACGAGTTCTAAGCAAGAAGAAATGCTGGGGTAAGCTGCAAAGGCTCTAGCAGAAGGAAGACTTGAAGGTTGGGGGCTGGGTAGAAGGGTTCACACAAGCCAGggagaataaagagggagggTGTGGCAGGTGAGGGTGGACAGCCCTGTGAGGTGAACAAAAGCTACCAGGCACATTCATTTCACTGGGGCTCATTCATGCTTCTGCAGAACTAACTcaagtcttctaattttttaagcAGGTGCTCCCAGAGAAACATGATGCAGAGGAGAGCACAGAGGATACACGTGAGAACAGCAGCCTGGAGCTCCTTGCAGGTAAGGTTTCAGCTTTTCAGGTGAGCCCTGAATCAAAGCAGAGAAGTAAAAAGTATGGCTTCGAGGCTTTCAGACTGCACCTTTCACCATAGCAGTGTTCTGGAATCTGGTTGGCTCTGTCACTGTGGGTGTTCTGGGGCAGTAGGAGGCCTTCCATCTCAAAGCTGGTAAGGTTTGAGAAGTGTCTTACTTTGTGCAGTTACAAAGAGGTGTGTGTGATGAGGTGGAGCCCTGAATCCGGTTTGTTCCTTCATGTCTTTTCCCGATTATTAGTGTCGATACTACAGCTGTCCCTAGTTTTGATTACTGTCTGTTTGGGCTCTTCTGGAGGCTGTTCCTGGGTGCAGATGCCACCTTAACTTTGATGTATTATGGGGACGTGTcggtgtgtgtgatgtgatggtCATTATCCTGAAGTCTTTTCTTCCCCCATCCCACCCCTAATACTTAAACAGCGTTGGAGGCCAGCAGTGGtggggagatatatatatatatgtaaatgactAGAAATAACTATAGCAACTGGTGCCTGAACCTGTGTGGTACAGGTGCCAGGCACTACTCTgaacttttaaaagtattaatgCTCTTAATTCTCAAAATAATCCTATGAGGTACAGGtactattattttctcattttacatatgaggaaatgaGGCCGAGATGTCAATAAACTTACCcgaggtcacacaactagtaaacGGCAGAGCCAGAAatcaaccccccccccaggcagcctggctccagtATGTCTCTAAAAAGGGCCAGACTAGCGGGGATGCACTGTTGGACAAAATAgtgctttaggccctggccagttggctcagtggtggagcgtcggcctggcgtgtggaaatcccgggttcgattcccggccagggcacacaggagaagcgcccatctgcttctccacccctccccctctccttcctctctgtctctctcttcccctcccgcagccagggctccattggagcaaaagatggcctgggcgctggggatggctccttggcctctgccccaggcgccagagtggatctggtcatgacagagcgacgccccctagtgggcgtgccgggtggatcccggtcgggcgcatgcgggagtctgtcggactgcagaaaaatactaaataaataaataaaaatagtgcttTAAATTTGCACAAGTGAATCAGTTAACAGGCTGCCTATAGGCACTGCCCAGTGCAGCGTGAGCCACAGTGAGAGGGGACGCCAGTTTCCCGGCAGGGAGATCAGCGCTTGGCAGGGAGGGAAGAGCTGGATAGTGCAAACTCCACGAAGAATCCGTAAAGCTAGTGACGAAGTGGGCGCGAGCCCCAAGCGAGGGCTTGGTACAACCACAAATGCCCATTCCTGGGCTTAGCTGGGGCGGGATAGAGACCCTGAAAGCACTCCGCAGCCTCAGCCTGAACCTGAACGGCCGGAGCTGCCGGGGTTTCGGGGTTTGATCCGGACCCAGTGAAAGTGTTTTCAGGCTGGAGAGCAGGGCCCCAGCTTCTCCCTTTCCCAGGTTTCGCCCACGGGTCTTTTCCAGACTTGGGCCATGGGATGAGCGTGCTCGTTTTCTCCTAGGGATCAGCGGGCAGGTAGAAAACAAGAGGCTCAAGAAAGGCAGCTCCCGCCAGGTCCTGGAGGGAATGCGGGCTCTCCACTCGGACAGGGCCCCGAGTCCTTCAGAGGCTGCCTTGCGCCGTGGGGAGCCGCTCGCGGCCTTCCCGGCCCCTAGCGGAAGCCGGGCCAACTCCAGCAGCGGCCAGGAGGTAACCGAGGACTGCGCAGGGAAGGGCAGGGACCCGGCCGCTGCCGAGGCGTCCTCACCCCGGCCCCCGTTTCCTTCCGTAGGAGgcgctgtggctgcaggaggtcTCCAATCTGTCCGAGTGGCTAAGTCCCGGCCCCCGAGCCAAACTCTCCGCGCGTTCGCGCCAATCTGGCGGATACCGAAGCCACGTGTAGTCTGTTGTTCAATAAATTTACAGCGTGCGCGTCGGGTCCTTTTCAGTATTGTGGGAGGGGCCGGGCCCGCGCCGCGAAATGACGTCACCAAAGCTTCCCGCAGGCGCGGGCCAAGGCGATGGGCTTGCGTCACTGGTGCGCGCCGCGGGTGCGGGCGCGATGGCGGCGCTGGGCGGGGATGGGTTGCGTTTGCTGTCGGTGTCGCGACCGGAGCGACAGCCCGAGTCGGCGGTTCTGGGAGGTCCGGGCCCCGGCTTGTGCTGCTGGGTGTCGGTGTTTTCCTGTCTCAGCCTCGCCTGCTCCTACGTGGGCAGCCTCTATGTCTGGAAGAGCGAGCTGCCCAGGTGCGGGGGCTGCGCGCGCGCCTTGAACCCGCGCCTCCACGAGGCGGGGCTGCAGGCGGAGCTTGGGCGAAccgagggcggggcggggctgtgcTGTCAGGAGGCAGCCGTGGGCCTCCTGAACTTAATGCCCCCTCCGTAGGGACCACCCTGCCGTCATCAAGCGGCGTTTCACCAGTGTCCTGGTGGTGTCCAGTCTCTCGCCCCTCTGCGTGCTACTCTGGAGGGAACTCACAGGCATCCAGGTGCAAAGGAGGCGGGGCAGAGGGCAACAGGGGAGATCTGAGGGGTCATTGAGGGAGGGAGCCAGACTGATGTCCCCTTTCCTGTGGCTCAGCCAGGCACACCCCTTCTCACCCTGATGGGCTTCAGGCTGGAGGGCATTTTCCCAGCAgcactgctgcccctgctgctGACCATggtgagttctttctttttccttctctgttcttTGGTATGAGCATAACGCTCCTTTATGTGACCTCCTTTTCTTATCCTGATTATATCCAGTTTTTGCTGATGGGAGACAGGAATTGTGAGGTGGTTCGACGCCCTCTGGTATGCAGGGGTGGGAAACCTCGGCTGAGAACAGGAAGCTTGAGGCCTCGTCTGGGTAAAGGCTGTGGATTATAGTTTAAGCCTTTCATTTGATTACTCCTGATTTTGTATCTCCAGATCCTTTTTCTGGGCCCACTGATGCAGCTCTCAATGGATTGCTCCTATGACCTGACAGATGGGTTGAAGGTGGTCTTAGGTGAGTCCTCTGTGCTGAGGGGAAAAGTAGCAGGTAGTCCAGGATAGGGAATCACAATGGGACCTGAACATGAGATGAGATGCtttgtttcctcatcagtaaagtgGAAACATATAGCAGGTGTCCTTTGAGAGTTGGTTCCTCATGTTCTAGGAGCCCCCTAGGTACCACTAGAAGTGAACTTGGATTAGAGAGCATTTTTCTTGCTTAAACCCTTGGCATCTCCAAGCCAGAGCTGGTCATGGGCAgggtttttatgttttgttttgttttagagacagaacgggagagagaagcatcaacttgtagttgtgttcATTGcacttcatatgtgccttgatccaagGGCTCAAGCCGACAAGTGACCCactgttcaagctggtgacctttgggttcaagccagtgaccatgggatcatttccatgattccatgctcaagcaggcaactctgtgctcaagccagatgagttcatgctcaagctgccggcctca of Saccopteryx bilineata isolate mSacBil1 chromosome 1, mSacBil1_pri_phased_curated, whole genome shotgun sequence contains these proteins:
- the RCE1 gene encoding CAAX prenyl protease 2 isoform X1: MVLPDVSYQVDSSEGDQSQNMDPQGKMLMLVLFVDFYSGFPVQQMELWGVHTLLTAHLSTILRESHSVVQDSIQLAVDQALEQHHQAAKAHQKLQTSLSVAVNSIMSIVTGSTNRSFRKSCLQALQAADTQEFGTKLHKSFHEITQHRILHHCSFEVKQQVLPEKHDAEESTEDTRENSSLELLAGISGQVENKRLKKGSSRQVLEGMRALHSDRAPSPSEAALRRGEPLAAFPAPSGSRANSSSGQEEALWLQEVSNLSEWLSPGPRAKLSARSRQSGGYRSHVDHPAVIKRRFTSVLVVSSLSPLCVLLWRELTGIQPGTPLLTLMGFRLEGIFPAALLPLLLTMILFLGPLMQLSMDCSYDLTDGLKVVLAPRSWARCLTDMRWLRNQVIAPLTEELVFRACMLPMLAPCTGLGPAVFTCPLFFGVAHFHHIFEQLRFSQSSVGSIFLSADSPSPAFQFSYTAVFGAYTAFLFIRTGHLIGPVLCHSFCNYMGFPAVCAALEHPQRRPLLAGYALGVGLFLLLLQPLTDPKLYGSLPLCVLLERAGHSEAPLCS
- the RCE1 gene encoding CAAX prenyl protease 2 isoform X2 — its product is MVLPDVSYQVDSSEGDQSQNMDPQGKMLMLVLFVDFYSGFPVQQMELWGVHTLLTAHLSTILRESHSVVQDSIQLAVDQALEQHHQAAKAHQKLQTSLSVAVNSIMSIVTGSTNRSFRKSCLQALQAADTQEFGTKLHKSFHEITQHRILHHCSFEVKQVLPEKHDAEESTEDTRENSSLELLAGISGQVENKRLKKGSSRQVLEGMRALHSDRAPSPSEAALRRGEPLAAFPAPSGSRANSSSGQEEALWLQEVSNLSEWLSPGPRAKLSARSRQSGGYRSHVDHPAVIKRRFTSVLVVSSLSPLCVLLWRELTGIQPGTPLLTLMGFRLEGIFPAALLPLLLTMILFLGPLMQLSMDCSYDLTDGLKVVLAPRSWARCLTDMRWLRNQVIAPLTEELVFRACMLPMLAPCTGLGPAVFTCPLFFGVAHFHHIFEQLRFSQSSVGSIFLSADSPSPAFQFSYTAVFGAYTAFLFIRTGHLIGPVLCHSFCNYMGFPAVCAALEHPQRRPLLAGYALGVGLFLLLLQPLTDPKLYGSLPLCVLLERAGHSEAPLCS
- the RCE1 gene encoding CAAX prenyl protease 2 isoform X3, which translates into the protein MVLPDVSYQVDSSEGDQSQNMDPQGKMLMLVLFVDFYSGFPVQQMELWGVHTLLTAHLSTILRESHSVVQDSIQLAVDQALEQHHQAAKAHQKLQTSLSVAVNSIMSIVTGSTNRSFRKSCLQALQAADTQEFGTKLHKSFHEITQHRILHHCSFEVKQQVLPEKHDAEESTEDTRENSSLELLAGISGQVENKRLKKGSSRQVLEGMRALHSDRAPSPSEAALRRGEPLAAFPAPSGSRANSSSGQEEALWLQEVSNLSEWLSPGPRAKLSARSRQSGGYRSHVDHPAVIKRRFTSVLVVSSLSPLCVLLWRELTGIQPGTPLLTLMGFRLEGIFPAALLPLLLTMILFLGPLMQLSMDCSYDLTDGLKVVLAPRSWARCLTDMRWLRNQVIAPLTEELVFRACMLPMLAPCTGLGPAVFTCPLFFGVAHFHHIFEQLRFSQSSVGSIFLSAAFQFSYTAVFGAYTAFLFIRTGHLIGPVLCHSFCNYMGFPAVCAALEHPQRRPLLAGYALGVGLFLLLLQPLTDPKLYGSLPLCVLLERAGHSEAPLCS